The following DNA comes from Anaerostipes rhamnosivorans.
ACATTGGCAGTCTCACTTCTGGCCCACAGTTATTGGGATGTTCAGATCAATGAGCATATGCTGGGTGCATATGCAGGGGTGGGGACAGGTCTGATGGCAGCAGCCCTGGTACTGTGGATCCGGTTTCAGCTGGTCTTAAAAAACCCTGCCAAATTAAAGGAACTTCGGCTTTCCAATACTGATGAGAGAAATCAGGAAATAGGCAAGAAGGCATACCGGTTTGCGGCCACTGCATTGATTATAGCTCTCTATGGGACCTGGCTCATCGGCGGTCTCTGGTATCCGGTACTTACAAAGATCGTGGGTGTTCTCGTGTGGGTATTCTTGATCACTTATGTAGTCTCCTACAAAGTGTTTGAGCGCAGAATGTAAACAAATAAAAAGTACGCCTGATATAAGCTGGGCGTACTTTTCAGTTACATAGGTTTTAGATTTTTGTTAAGCCGGCCGACCATCCATAAGATCCGCTTTTCCCGGCCGGCATCGGTCTTTGCATCAAAATAAGCCTTAGTGTAAGTTTTTTTAACAGACGGTGACATTGCCTGAAAGTTTGTATATGCAGGTTCATACTCTTTTAACAGAGCGGATAAAGAAGCGATCTGTTCTTCTGTGACGGCCGGAGATTTCGGGGCATCCCATTGGCCGTTTTTTTTGGCTTTCTCTATTTTTGTTCTGCCATCATCGGTCATAAGCCCTTGTTCCTCAAGGCTTTTCACCAACTTTTTATTTTTTTCAGACCACTTACTGTTTTCTCTGCGCGAAGAAAAATATTTTTTGTAGGTTTTGTCATCGATCTTCTGCATCTTTCCATCAATCCATCCAAAGCACAGGGCCTCCTCAAGCGCTTCACCTGCTTTTATGGTTTTTGGACCGCCTGCTTTGCCGAATAAAAGCCAAATACCGGCACTTGACCGGCCATTGTCAGACAGCCATTTCCGAAAGTCCGCCCGACTGGCGAATTGTTTAGGTTCACTCAAAATAAAGCCCTCCTTTTTTGATCTTAAAGTTTTCGATACCGGTTAAATGCCGCAAACACTTCCTGCTTTCTCGGTTCAGCTAGATTGGACTTCACATATCCACAGTCAAGGATTGCCGCTAGGCCTTTTGTCTCTATGATCCGCATCAGTTCTTCCACAATCTGCCGAAGATCCTTCCGGCCGTCGATCAGATGAAGCTGGGCATACAGAAGTGCATACGCGAGCGCCGTAGTCTGTTCAGCATCACAGAGCTGTTCCGTATATCTTAAGTCTACAGTCTCTTTATTAATTTGGAACGCATCCTTTCCCAGTGTTTTCAACTTGTTTCTTCCGTTTTTCGTAAAGGAACGGTTACTCTGGATGATACGGCAAAATGATGGATTCTCCGGCATTTTTTCTGGGAGCGTCACCAAAGGAAAGGCTTTGGCCTCTTCTTTTGCAAAGGCAGTGATTTCTTTCGGCACGTATCGGTCCATCTGCAGGATATGATCGGCAACCTGGAAATAGGCACCGGAACTTCCGGCAACAATGATGGAAGAGATCCCGTGGTCCTCATACAATCCTTGAACCCGCTCAATGAACGGCGTGAT
Coding sequences within:
- a CDS encoding YdeI/OmpD-associated family protein, with the protein product MSEPKQFASRADFRKWLSDNGRSSAGIWLLFGKAGGPKTIKAGEALEEALCFGWIDGKMQKIDDKTYKKYFSSRRENSKWSEKNKKLVKSLEEQGLMTDDGRTKIEKAKKNGQWDAPKSPAVTEEQIASLSALLKEYEPAYTNFQAMSPSVKKTYTKAYFDAKTDAGREKRILWMVGRLNKNLKPM